A section of the Maniola jurtina chromosome 28, ilManJurt1.1, whole genome shotgun sequence genome encodes:
- the LOC123879329 gene encoding uncharacterized protein LOC123879329, producing MKSTTIFVVALTVFSCMFGGSSVEANCAVDDQKCKTILELIEISNKCLDEINDAITDALAKASPEEKDVITNAIVYYMMGFNIIVPEIHAQLTEACNGGSEEEQL from the exons ACTGTGTTCAGTTGCATGTTCGGGGGATCTTCCGTTGAAGCGAACTGTGCTGTAGATGATCAAAAATGTAAAACGATCCTCGAATTAATCGAAATCAGTAATAAATGTCTGGATGAGATCAACGATGCTATTACAGATGCTCTGGCTAAAGCTAGCCCTGAAGAAAAAGATGTGATAACAAACGCTATTGTTTATTATATGATGGGCTTTAATATAATTGTCCCTGAAATTCACGCACAACTCACGGAGGCGTGCAACGGTGGCTCTGAAGAAGAAC AACTGtga